The Pochonia chlamydosporia 170 chromosome 1, whole genome shotgun sequence genome window below encodes:
- a CDS encoding BTB/POZ fold domain-containing protein (similar to Cordyceps militaris CM01 XP_006665473.1) — MASASPSEGFSDTQGTPSSLPGSHAGMVPPNEKNIHKIPPILPRERVFPIQIGSELFKLSGASLSSDAPSYFSQYFLCQIKQAEEHGDDISSAIRTLYIDRDPETFRDIALHLQGYHVIPRDGKHFVRLFADAQFYSLPKLISQLYEESIFISIGHREFQIPRDLLTDPRNSPNYFSLGFAFFFSRPDNLFPGLEREGLIRPPSILPPSVPNRNADTFADLLRLLRGYPVNIRDETHRLELLRDARYFHFKGLEQQLLPHCISYNSLRGHDEITIRLENVQKSGISILQGQSELLEEGASAWVNYARPYVDDKPAELVLEIANESSRIHFLDDGPRLEFFRDTRTRVAKLLEVIATKLNLPPTTQPLGLLMASGGASSQPATPGNTPLSEDLVRVVLGGEAAVVLDGKDYDGYVTSALDSNGDDGTSRKRKRGDGEKSEPWTVTTGQWRLRIQATNSGKSAVECVFVAVRLDCFAEERGRNLGKKFLMT; from the exons ATGGCGTCCGCAAGCCCCAGCGAGGGCTTCTCCGACACCCAAGGCACGCCGAGTTCGCTCCCCGGCAGCCACGCCGGAATGGTACCTCCCAATGAAAAGAACATCCACAAGATCCCGCCTATACTGCCGCGCGAGAGGGTGTTTCCAATCCAGATTGGAAGCGAGCTGTTTAAATTATCAGGAGCGTCGCTTTCTTCCGACG CCCCCTCTTACTTTTCGCAATACTTTCTCTGCCAAATAAAGCAAGCGGAAGAGCATGGCGATGATATAAGCAGCGCCATTCGCACATTATACATAGACCGCGACCCAGAAACGTTTCGCGACATCGCCCTCCACCTACAAGGCTACCACGTCATACCACGAGACGGCAAGCATTTCGTGCGCCTCTTTGCCGACGCGCAATTCTACAGCC TCCCCAAGTTGATATCCCAGCTCTACGAGGAaagcatcttcatctccatcgGGCACCGAGAGTTCCAAATCCCACGAGACCTGCTCACCGACCCCCGCAACTCCCCCAACTACTTCTCCCTCGGCTTcgcattcttcttctcccgACCGGATAACCTGTTCCCGGGCCTCGAGCGTGAAGGCCTCATTCGCCCGCCGTCCATACTCCCTCCCTCGGTGCCGAACCGCAACGCAGACACGTTCGCCGACCTGCTCCGCCTGCTGCGCGGGTACCCCGTCAATATCCGCGACGAGACGCACCGGCTGGAACTCCTCCGCGACGCGCGATACTTCCACTTCAAGGGCctggagcagcagctcctCCCGCACTGCATAAGCTACAACTCCCTGCGGGGCCACGACGAAATCACCATCCGGCTGGAAAACGTGCAGAAAAgcggcatcagcatcctGCAGGGGCAGTCGGAGCTCCTGGAAGAAGGGGCAAGCGCATGGGTCAACTACGCGAGGCCGTATGTAGACGACAAGCCCGCAGAGTTGGTGCTCGAAATCGCGAATGAATCAAGTAGGATTCACTTCCTTGACGATGGACCTCGGCTCGAGTTCTTCAGGGATACGAGGACCCGCGTCGCAAAGCTGCTGGAGGTGATTGCTACGAAGTTGAATCTGCCGCCGACTACACAGCCGCTAGGACTACTGATGGCGTCGGGGGGTGCGTCTTCGCAGCCCGCTACGCCGGGGAACACACCACTCAGCGAGGACTTGGTCCGTGTGGTATTGGGAGGGGAGGCGGCTGTTGTGCTGGACGGGAAGGACTACGACGGGTATGTGACTTCTGCGCTAGATAGCAACGGCGATGACGGGACgtcgaggaagaggaagaggggGGATGGGGAGAAGAGTGAGCCGTGGACAGTGACGACTGGTCagtggaggttgaggataCAGGCTACGAATAGTGGGAAGAGTGCAGTGGAATGTGTCTTCGTGGCGGTGAGGTTGGATTGTTTCGCGGAGGAGAGGGGACGGAATTTGGGGAAGAAGTTTCTGATGACATAG
- a CDS encoding sphingosine-1-phosphate phosphohydrolase (similar to Neosartorya fischeri NRRL 181 XP_001259276.1), with protein sequence MSGTRRDAPPPLTSPAPKADNVPDAGLRSINHYKRALPRWRYNLRQQALPLIRWETPYLAWMQEKLRTPALDSYFAITANLGTHTFFMIFLPICFWCGWASLGKGLVHMLALGVFWTGFIKDFYSLPRPLSPPLHRITMSGSAALEYGFPSTHSANALSVAVYGLLSLHNPDNSLPPTVKIILECLSYFYAASIVIGRLYCGMHGFLDVIIGSIIGAAIGLVEFYYGPSFDAYMHSSSWIAPVLAGLVVIIFVRIHPEPADDCPCFDDSVAFAGVVIGVEFGTWTYGKIPSDPWETHAYGDGTIDVAPLGPWMNIARIVFGVLVIFAWRETMKPALLKFLPHLFRLMEKLGWDLPRRYFTPASEYKSVPPGSRLDTLFPKASDFPRMVEGIRHPTTRGRSVSIGPQSAADAYEALAYRERRRRESISSNQSLRSKSSNMDLQGKEEDHSGKGAQTSGVQKPNSHGNEKADGEVLILSGEENGDVPEEKELDDEAMFSRLVRPRVRYDVEVVTKLVVYTGIAWFATAQIPIMFEYVGLGTNHLQIQTQ encoded by the exons ATGAGCGGCACGCGACGTGATGCCCCGCCGCCTTTGACGTCTCCTGCTCCCAAGGCCGACAATGTCCCTGATGCGGGGTTGAGGAGTATCAATCATT ATAAGCGAGCGCTTCCACGATGGCGATATAATCTCCGACAACAGGCTCTCCCGTTGATTCGATGGGAGACGCCGTATCTGGCGTGGATGCAGGAGAAACTGAGGACGCCAGCGCTGGATAGTTACTTTGCCATCACCGCAAACTTGGGAACGCATACGTTTTTCATGATTTTCCTGCCGATATGCTTCTGGTGTGGTTGGGCGTCTCTAGGCAAAGG GCTCGTTCATATGCTCGCTCTTGGTGTCTTTTGGACCGGCTTCATCAAGGATTTCTACTCGCTCCCTCGACCTCTCTCGCCACCGCTTCATCGAATTACCATGTCTGGATCTGCTGCCCTCGAATACGGATTCCCCTCGACGCATAGCGCGAATGCGCTCTCCGTGGCTGTATACGGGCTGTTGAGCTTGCACAACCCCGACAATTCTCTGCCTCCGACGGTGAAGATTATCTTGGAGTGCCTCTCCTACTTTTATGCCGCCTCTATTGTCATTGGTCGATTATACTGCGGCATGCATGGTTTCTTGGACGTAATAATTGGTTCCATCATTGGCGCTGCTATTGGACTAGTCGAATTCTACTACGGCCCTTCGTTTGATGCCTACATGCATTCGAGCTCCTGGATTGCTCCTGTACTTGCAGGCCTTGTCGTCATTATCTTTGTTCGCATACATCCAGAGCCTGCGGACGACTGCCCCTGTTTTGACGATAGCGTTGCCTTTGCCGGAGTTGTGATTGGCGTGGAATTTGGAACCTGGACGTACGGCAAGATCCCGTCAGATCCCTGGGAGACCCACGCGTACGGTGATGGCACTATTGATGTTGCACCCCTGGGTCCATGGATGAATATCGCCCGAATCgtgtttggagttttggtGATTTTCGCTTGGAGAGAAACCATGAAGCCTGCACTGCTCAAGTTTTTGCCTCACTTGTTCCGCCTTATGGAGAAGCTTGGCTGGGACTTGCCCCGACGATACTTTACTCCCGCCAGTGAATACAAGTCCGTGCCTCCTGGGTCTCGCCTGGACACCTTGTTCCCCAAGGCTTCTGACTTCCCTCGCATGGTCGAGGGTATTCGACACCCGACGACTCGCGGGCGATCCGTGTCTATTGGCCCTCAGAGCGCGGCAGATGCGTACGAGGCGTTGGCGTATCGGGAACGACGCCGTAGGGAGAGCATCAGCAGTAATCAGAGCTTGCGAAGCAAATCTAGCAACATGGACCTTCagggcaaggaggaagaTCACTCTGGAAAGGGAGCTCAAACCTCCGGAGTACAGAAGCCCAATTCCCATGGCAATGAGAAGGCAGACGGCGAAGTATTAATACTGAGTGGGGAGGAGAATGGTGACGTTCccgaggagaaggagcttgatgatgaggcaatGTTTTCACGGCTGGTTCGCCCACGTGTGAGGTATGATGTTGAAGTAGTGACGAAATTAGTGGTTTACACTG GAATTGCCTGGTTTGCAACAGCGCAGATTCCAATCATGTTTGAGTATGTTGGTCTGGGAACGAATCATCTCCAAATTCAGACACAATGA
- a CDS encoding 3-ketoacyl-(acyl-carrier-protein) reductase (similar to Metarhizium robertsii ARSEF 23 XP_007818740.2) — protein sequence MALRLTGKHAAIVGATGTIGTHIAQAFAAQGAVLSLLGRTAVQTRPKLEAQLSPYTPSNSDTPTSHRFIKLDVADRTSIKHVFGGRDEEAVGPLDILVNCAGISQTTLLKRTPDEELASIVDTNLLATMLVCKHAKVRPNGCIINVSSLMATKSGLGVTAYSASKAGVVAFTRALCREMAARSIRVNALLPGWVQSSMWDHLKPDLRQAYLKDTPLNRVAHPAEVADAAVFLASNEFANNCVLNLDGGLSAA from the exons aTGGCCCTCCGCCTCACAGGCAAACACGCCGCCATAGTCGGCGCAACCGGCACAATAGGCACCCACATAGCCCAAGCCTTCGCCGCCCAAGGAGCAGTCCTATCCCTCCTCGGCCGAACAGCCGTCCAGACGCGCCCCAAGCTAGAAGCCCAACTCAGTCCCTACACGCCCTCAAACTCCGATACCCCTACATCCCACCGCTTCATCAAGCTAGACGTAGCAGATAGGACGAGCATAAAGCACGTTTTCGGGGGCCGG GACGAGGAGGCGGTTGGACCGCTGGATATTCTGGTCAATTGTGCGGGGATTTCGCAGACGACGCTTTTGAAGAGGACGCCGGATGAGGAGCTCGCTAGTATTGTTGATACGAATCTTTTGGCTACGATGCTTGTGTGTAAGCATGCCAAGGTTCGGCCGAATG gctgcatcatcaacgTGTCCAGTCTCATGGCTACAAAGTCGGGTCTGGGCGTCACTGCATACTCTGCTTCAAAAGCAGGCGTCGTGG CTTTCACCCGTGCTCTCTGCAGGGAAATGGCCGCCAGATCTATCCGTGTAAATGCTCTCCTGCCAGGCTGGGTACAGAGCTCCATGTGGGATC ATCTGAAACCAGACCTGCGACAGGCGTATTTGAAAGATACGCCGCTCAATCGTGTCGCACATCCTGCTGAAGTAGCAGATGCCGCTGTTTTCTTGGCTTCTAACGAATTCGCCAATAATTGTGTCCTCAACCTCGACGGCGGGTTAAGTGCTGCGTAA
- a CDS encoding CENP-S complex, centromere protein X (similar to Metarhizium robertsii ARSEF 23 XP_007818734.2) yields MPPKETSGRGRGRPKGTTNRRQSTETASSEPSDPFESSDDQTEAQETRGGDADDAPPPEKSIPKDLLTRILHEFFTKDSTRISRDANAAMGKYMDIFVREAIARAAVEKNAGFLEVDDLEKIAPQLLLDL; encoded by the exons ATGCCTCCGAAGGAAACATCCGGCCGCGGCAGGGGACGGCCCAAGGGTACCACGAACCGTCGTCAGTCTACAGAGACAGCATCTTCCGAACCTAGTGACCCCTTTGAATCCTCAGACGACCAGACGGAAGCACAGGAGACACGAGGAGGTGACGCTGACGACGCACCGCCACCAGAGAAGTCTATACCTAAGGACCTATTGACTCGCATATTGCACGAGTTCTTCACCAAGGACTCTACCAGGATATCTCGCGATGCAAATGCGGCGATGGGCAAATATATGGATATTTTCGTGCGGGAAGCCATTGCTAGAGCGGCTGTGGAGAAGAATGCAGGATTCTTGGAG gtggatgatttggagaagattgCACCACAGCTCTTGTTGGATCTTTGA
- a CDS encoding cytochrome b5-like Heme/Steroid binding domain-containing protein (similar to Metarhizium robertsii ARSEF 23 XP_007818736.1), whose product MADAELRQRKAAAPPESPTPKTKSKHKSRRTDDADDYTPWLDILRVLSFLFVASCGLSYVISGGESFFWGMKNKPQYLRVDWWKAQLSGPIYLTEKELLAYDGSDPQKPLYLAINGTIYDVSNGRRMYGPGGSYNVFAGRDAARGFVTGCFAEDQTADLRGLEEMFLPVDDPEVDKYFTTAEMERMRGEEMAAAKERAFEALNHWVKFFANSKKYHRVGFVKREEGWLEKLPRRELCAQAQKGRQTRKRKET is encoded by the exons atggccgacgcCGAACTTCGTCAGCGAAAAGCAGCAGCACCGCCCGAGTCTCCAACccccaagacaaagtccAAACACAAGTCCAGACGCACCGACGATGCCGACGACTACACCCCCTGGCTCGACATCCTCCGCGTTCTATCATTCCTCTTCGTCGCATCATGCGGTCTAAGCTACGTGATCAGCGGAGGCGAGAGCTTCTTCTGGGGCATGAAGAATAAACCCCAGTACCTACGCGTCGACTGGTGGAAAGCCCAACTC TCCGGCCCAATCTACCTCACGGAAAAAGAACTCCTCGCCTACGACGGCAGCGACCCCCAAAAACCGCTGTACCTCGCCATCAACGGCACCATCTACGACGTCTCCAACGGGCGGAGGATGTACGGCCCCGGCGGATCGTATAATGTGTTTGCGGGGCGTGACGCCGCGCGCGGGTTTGTGACGGGCTGTTTTGCGgaggaccagactgctgATTTGAGGGGGCTGGAGGAGATGTTTCTGCCGGTGGATGACCCTGAGGTGGATAAGTATTTTACGACGgcggagatggagaggatgcggggggaggagatggcggcggcgaaggAGAGGGCGTTTGAGGCGTTGAACCATTGGGTCAAGTTTTTTGCGAATAGTAAGAAGTATCATCGGGTGGGATTTGTTAAGAGGGAGGAGGGGTGGTTGGAGAAATTGCCTAGGAGGGAGTTGTGTGCGCAGGCGCAAAAGGGGAGACAGACGAGGAAACGCAAGGAGACGTAG
- a CDS encoding PAP2 superfamily protein (similar to Beauveria bassiana ARSEF 2860 XP_008601890.1), whose product MTPDRVNRRDSIFSSLRSEGRDSSVHEKINQFNNLSIAMQSKQMERKTADAALKRAMVGREEAEAEMKKMREEIKQLRREVDEGKDRERKVGERLEAVMDNYGRAKETHAHTQSLWEKEIRRARKENFKSQSAIVKLQEELKSARSATKSLEETLQREKERSKAREQEAFTARYQIVGVQEQLEKAHERIKVVEQERDAFKTAAKNEEVARIAAEGRLPLPPSHDPTDEFSSPKKKTVPAKRPSGRASSSRVSLSTMEIMSSAASEMEIEDLNTQLLWERQRADRAQEMIEFLQAECQMRCCPCSKTKSSNARKSLEAPQKRRRVSVEQEEEQQPVIVKEEPHSPHSQRAASRSSQHSSSHRTSLRSSIRLEEPQQVHELEPEIEAEPEPVVEPEPQRIKSRKEPRRSTIFCPKEGIFRTVSEQEAAAMEAQNQCIVAAEPAIEEEVHADEPLPSTEEAHSPRMYARTPSVDPPAFALLAQERDSLDSLLNAPHDDAQSAPLPPIPSVPVVADEEVVQENVRVVDESFSPAGSPDLRPHTSTASYTVTTTVPLREDTARSSSSFNERLRTPSHGSSASFDSNDPAMTPTMTREQALAKIRERRGRARSAAQGGSGPGKKVATVTSGPRGRPVKRDVSAPTAKATPRFKS is encoded by the exons ATGACTCCCGACCGCGTGAATCGCCGCGACTCGATATTCTCCTCGCTTCGAAGCGAAGGCAGAGATAGCTCCGTTCACGAGAAGATCAATCAGTTTAACAACCTTAGTATTGCCATGCAGTCGAAGCAGATGGAGCGCAAGACGGCCGATGCGGCACTGAAGCGGGCAATGGTGGGACGAGAGGAGGCTGAGGCggaaatgaagaagatgagggaAGAGATAAAGCAGCTACGAAGGGAGGTTGACGAAGGCAAGGATCGAGAGAGAAAAGTCGGAGAGAGACTAGAAGCCGTCATG GACAACTATGGCCGCGCCAAGGAAACACACGCACATACACAATCTCTGtgggaaaaagaaatccGAAGAGCGAGAAAAGAAAACTTCAAGAGCCAGTCTGCAATCGTGAAATTGCAAGAGGAACTCAAATCAGCCAGGAGTGCGACCAAATCGCTCGAGGAGACGCTTCAACGAGAAAAAGAGAGGAGCAAGGCCAGAGAGCAAGAAGCCTTTACGGCGCGATACCAAATTGTAGGCGTTCAAGAACAACTGGAAAAGGCACATGAACGAATCAAGGTCGTGGAGCAAGAACGAGACGCCTTCAAGACAGCCGCTAAGAACGAGGAGGTCGCTCGCATTGCTGCCGAGGGCCGGCTCCCGCTGCCGCCATCACACGATCCTACCGACGAATTTTcatcgccaaagaagaagactgtTCCTGCTAAGCGACCTAGCGGGCGGGCATCATCGTCTCGAGTTTCACTGTCGACGATGGAGATTATGTCCTCGGCAGCAAGCGAGATGGAGATTGAGGATCTTAATACGCAGCTGCTGTGGGAGAGGCAGCGCGCTGACAGAGCTCAAGAGATGATTGAGTTTTTGCAAGCAGAGTGCCAGATGCGCTGCTGCCCTTGCTCCAAGACGAAAAGCAGTAACGCGAGAAAAAGTCTAGAGGCTCCTCAAAAGAGACGACGTGTGTCGGTTGAGCAGGAAGAGGAACAGCAGCCGGTTATTGTGAAGGAAGAACCTCATTCGCCACACTCACAGCGAGCGGCTTCTCGGAGTTCACAGCACAGCAGCTCACATCGCACCTCTCTACGCAGCTCAATTCGACTGGAGGAACCTCAGCAGGTGCATGAATTGGAGCCAGAGATAGAAGCAGAGCCCGAGCCTGTGGTCGAACCAGAACCGCAGCGCATCAAGTCTAGAAAGGAACCACGACGAAGCACAATATTTTGTCCCAAGGAAGGCATTTTCCGCACGGTTTCCGAGCAAGAAGCCGCAGCAATGGAAGCACAGAACCAATGCATCGTAGCCGCTGAGCCTGCCATCGAGGAGGAAGTCCACGCTGATGAGCCGTTACCAAGCACAGAGGAAGCACACAGCCCGAGGATGTACGCCAGAACACCCTCAGTCGACCCTCCCGCGtttgcccttcttgcgcAAGAACGGGACTCGCTAGATTCGCTTCTCAATGCACCCCACGATGATGCTCAGTCTGCACCTCTACCCCCCATCCCCAGCGTCCCAGTTGTCGCGGATGAGGAAGTAGTACAAGAAAACGTCCGCGTCGTAGACGAGAGCTTCTCCCCCGCCGGGTCTCCAGACCTTCGTCCTCACACATCCACGGCTTCCTACACCGTCACGACAACAGTCCCGCTTCGAGAGGACACCGCCCGATCTAGCTCCTCGTTCAACGAACGTCTGCGGACGCCTTCACACGGCAGCAGCGCCAGCTTCGACTCCAACGATCCTGCCATGACACCCACCATGACGCGAGAGCAAGCCCTAGCTAAGATTCGTGAGCGAAGAGGACGAGCGAGGAGTGCCGCGCAAGGTGGTTCAGGCCCAGGGAAGAAGGTAGCCACTGTTACGTCGGGGCCGCGAGGCCGTCCTGTTAAGAGGGATGTTAGCGCGCCGACTGCCAAGGCTACGCCGAGGTTTAAGTCGTGA
- a CDS encoding extracellular serine-rich protein (similar to Metarhizium robertsii ARSEF 23 XP_007818735.1) encodes MHFTSLALAALLSVAQAVDVHVVAVGMNPAKNETALKFFPEKITAKPGSMVQFQFWAGNHTVTQSNFDNPCVPISISNSSATGIFSSFQPAAASASRGQIPVFTVMINDTKPMWLFCSQGPHCKRGMSMVINENTGANSTRSLENYKQLSQNSQTGPGEIPVGGGGSPGNGTGGNGGNGGNGGSGPSPTLGDGSSPTTAIGSQPSTSAPLTAGGVNLAVPSTMLLVLGAGFMLL; translated from the exons ATGCACTTCACATCACTTGCCCTCGCCGCTCTGTTGAGCGTTGCTCAAG CTGTTGATGTTCACGTCGTCGCTGTTGGCATGAACCCTGCCAAAAACGAGACGGCATTGAAGTTCTTCCCCGAGAAGATTACAGCCAAACCAGGTAGCATGGTTCAGTTTCAGTTCTGGGCAGGCAACCACACCGTGACTCAGTCCAACTTCGACAACCCTTGCGtgcccatctccatctcaaacTCCAGCGCGACCGGTATCTTCTCCTCTTTCCAACCTGCCGCTGCTAGTGCCTCCAGGGGCCAGATTCCTGTCTTCACCGTCATGATCAACGACACCAAGCCCATGTGGTTGTTCTGCAGCCAGGGACCTCACTGCAAGAGGGGCATGTCCATGGTCATCAACGAGAACACTGGTGCCAACTCGACTCGATCTCTGGAGAACTACAAGCAGCTCTCACAGAACTCTCAAACTGGTCCTGGGGAGATtcctgttggtggtggcggcagcCCAGGCAACGGCAccggtggcaatggtggtaATGGCGGTAATGGAGGCAGTGGTCCCAGCCCTACTCTTGGCGACGGAAGCTCTCCTACTACCGCCATCGGAAGTCAACCCTCGACATCTGCTCCTCTCactgctggtggtgtcaacCTAGCTGTGCCGAGTaccatgttgttggtcttgggtGCTGGTTTCATGTTGCTGTAA
- a CDS encoding ADP/ATP carrier protein (similar to Aspergillus terreus NIH2624 XP_001212265.1), translating to MSGEQPQKVLGMPPFVADFLMGGISAAVSKTAAAPIERVKLLIQNQDEMIKAGRLDRRYNGITDCFKRTMADEGVMSLWRGNTANVIRYFPTQALNFAFRDKFKKMFGFKKERDGYAMWMAGNLASGGAAGATSMLFVYSLDYARTRLANDAKSAKSGGERQFNGLVDVYRKTLASDGIAGLYRGFMPSVAGIIVYRGLYFGMYDSIKPVLLVGNLANNFLASFALGWCVTTGAGIAAYPLDTIRRRMMMTSGEAVKYKNSFDAARQIIAKNGVKSLFNGAGANILRGVAGAGVLSIYDQLQLILFGKAFKGGSG from the exons atgtctggtgaaCAGCCTCAGAAGGTCTTGGGCATGCCG CCCTTCGTGGCCGACTTCTTGA TGGGTGGTATCTCCGCCGCCGTCTCGAAGACTGCCGCCGCCCCCATTGAGCGTGTCAAGCTCCTGATCCAGAACCAGGATGAAATGATCAAGGCTGGCCGTCTTGACCGCCGCTACAATGGCATCACCGACTGCTTCAAGCGCACCATGGCTGATGAGGGTGTCATGTCCTTGTGGCGTGGCAACACCGCCAACGTCATCCGATACTTCCCTACCCAGGCCCTGAACTTCGCTTTCCgtgacaagttcaagaagATGTTCGGCTTCAAGAAGGAGCGTGACGGTTACGCCATGTGGATGGCTGGTAACCTGGCTTCTGGTGGT gctgctggtgccacgTCTATGTTGTTCGTCTACTCCCTGGACTACGCCCGTACCCGTCTTGCCAACGACGCCAAGTCTGCCAAGAGTGGTGGTGAGCGTCAGTTCAACGGTCTCGTCGATGTCTACCGCAAGACCCTCGCCTCTGACGGTATTGCCGGTCTCTACCGTGGTTTCATGCCCTCTGTCGCTGGTATCATCGTCTACCGTGGTCTGTACTTCGGCATGTACGACTCCATCAAGCCTGTCCTCCTGGTTGGTAACCTGGCCAACAACTTCCTTGCCTCTTTCGCTCTTGGTTGGTGCGTCACCACTGGTGCCGGTATTGCTGCCTACCCTCTTGACACCATCCGTCGTCGCATGATGATGACCTCCGGTGAGGCCGTCAAGTACAAGAACTCCTTCGATGCTGCCCGCCAGATCATCGCCAAGAACGGCGTCAAGTCTCTGTTCAACGGTGCTGGTGCCAACATTCTCCGTGGTGTTGCCGGTGCTGGTGTCCTGTCTATCTACGATCAGCTCCAGCTTATCCTCTTCGGAAAGGCCTTCAAGGGTGGCTCTGGTTAA